A DNA window from Buttiauxella agrestis contains the following coding sequences:
- a CDS encoding ABC transporter ATP-binding protein yields MKKIIQVQNVSQRFSTASGEFLALSNVSFDIEEGETISLIGHSGCGKSTLLNLIAGITLPSEGGLLCDNREIAGPGPERAVVFQNHSLLPWMTCFENVALAVDQVFRHTMNRAERREWIIHNLERVQMGHAINQRPGEISGGMKQRVGIARALAMKPKVLLMDEPFGALDALTRAHLQDAVMHIQQELHTTIVLITHDVDEAVLLSDRVLMMTNGPAATVGETLQVDLPRPRHRVELAEDNRYHHLRQQVLRFLYEKQPKAA; encoded by the coding sequence ATGAAGAAAATTATTCAGGTTCAAAATGTTAGCCAGCGTTTTTCCACGGCCAGCGGCGAGTTTTTAGCGCTGAGCAACGTCAGTTTTGACATTGAAGAAGGCGAAACCATCAGCCTGATAGGGCACTCGGGCTGTGGCAAATCCACGCTGCTGAACCTGATTGCTGGCATCACGTTGCCCTCCGAAGGCGGCTTACTGTGCGACAACCGAGAAATCGCAGGGCCGGGGCCTGAGCGCGCCGTGGTGTTTCAGAACCACTCCCTGCTGCCGTGGATGACCTGTTTTGAAAACGTCGCGCTGGCGGTAGATCAAGTGTTTCGCCACACCATGAATCGAGCCGAACGCCGCGAATGGATTATTCACAACCTTGAGCGCGTGCAAATGGGGCACGCCATCAATCAGCGTCCTGGCGAAATTTCCGGCGGCATGAAACAGCGTGTCGGCATCGCCCGCGCGCTGGCGATGAAACCGAAAGTGTTGCTGATGGACGAACCCTTTGGCGCCCTCGATGCTCTGACCCGCGCCCATTTGCAAGATGCCGTGATGCATATTCAACAAGAACTGCACACCACCATTGTGCTGATTACTCATGACGTCGATGAAGCGGTGCTGCTTTCTGACCGCGTATTAATGATGACCAATGGCCCGGCGGCCACCGTGGGTGAAACGCTACAGGTTGATTTGCCGCGTCCGCGTCATCGCGTGGAACTGGCGGAAGACAACCGCTATCACCATCTGCGCCAGCAGGTGCTGCGCTTCCTCTACGAAAAGCAGCCTAAGGCTGCCTGA
- a CDS encoding nitrate regulatory protein, producing the protein MKAIVAVNPTARDFLMAAQTRGREQLQDILQIGELTGCIARLAHMLQRERGASNIWLCSSGRMFGDDHLRCIAGVDRELALFRQAIAEPDYLPGSALFVSLACALHYLERLPSLRTLITAQQIQPLQAMEQFNITLRHLLSIVPETSNVVEDAGVARALAALFSFMQGKELAGQERAIGALGFTLGEFSDTLRQQLVDRIDSQQHCFEAFCSMTDSQLRQQFQTCGEPCRETEQLRRMACTRLQHDGDEPQRALRWFALLTTRIDALKEVEEALIERVMAQAQQALGQVLQQRDPDELEIARWVAGHGSHDAERYFDRHLLPLVRQQARQLETMAQQLASLKATLEERKVIDQAKALLIRHQGYSEEQAWQTLRKMAMNQNKRMVDVASAMVSVADIWQIPTKE; encoded by the coding sequence ATGAAGGCTATCGTCGCCGTGAATCCCACTGCTCGTGACTTTTTAATGGCGGCCCAAACCCGTGGGCGTGAGCAGTTGCAGGATATTTTGCAAATCGGTGAACTCACCGGCTGCATAGCCAGGCTCGCCCATATGCTACAACGCGAACGCGGGGCTTCCAACATTTGGCTGTGCTCCTCCGGTCGGATGTTTGGTGATGATCATCTGCGTTGTATCGCCGGGGTTGATCGTGAGCTGGCGCTTTTCCGCCAGGCTATCGCCGAACCGGATTACCTGCCGGGAAGCGCGCTATTTGTCAGCCTCGCCTGCGCGCTGCATTACCTTGAACGATTACCCTCGCTGCGCACACTGATTACCGCTCAACAAATTCAACCGTTGCAGGCCATGGAGCAGTTCAATATCACGCTGCGCCATCTGCTGAGTATTGTTCCCGAAACCAGCAATGTGGTTGAGGATGCCGGTGTAGCTCGCGCGCTGGCGGCGTTATTCAGTTTTATGCAGGGTAAAGAACTTGCCGGGCAAGAGCGGGCGATTGGTGCACTCGGGTTTACTCTGGGGGAGTTTAGCGACACATTGCGCCAGCAACTGGTCGACAGAATCGACAGCCAGCAACACTGTTTTGAGGCTTTTTGCAGCATGACGGACTCGCAACTGCGTCAGCAATTTCAGACCTGTGGTGAACCGTGTCGCGAAACCGAACAACTCCGTCGCATGGCCTGCACCCGGCTGCAACACGACGGCGATGAACCGCAACGCGCGCTGCGCTGGTTTGCACTCTTAACGACGCGAATTGATGCGCTAAAAGAGGTGGAAGAAGCGCTGATCGAGCGCGTTATGGCGCAGGCGCAGCAAGCGCTCGGGCAGGTTTTGCAGCAAAGAGATCCGGACGAGCTTGAAATTGCCCGTTGGGTGGCAGGGCACGGCAGCCACGACGCAGAACGTTATTTTGACCGTCATCTTTTGCCGTTGGTGCGTCAACAGGCGCGGCAACTCGAAACCATGGCGCAACAATTAGCCTCGCTCAAAGCCACGCTTGAGGAACGTAAAGTCATCGATCAGGCCAAAGCGCTACTCATTCGCCATCAAGGGTACAGCGAAGAACAGGCGTGGCAGACTCTGCGCAAGATGGCAATGAACCAGAACAAGCGCATGGTGGATGTCGCCAGCGCGATGGTGTCTGTGGCGGATATCTGGCAGATACCCACTAAGGAGTAG
- the ntrB gene encoding nitrate ABC transporter permease, protein MNQPAQKPPTTALSVTAGEVITLPPVTVRRRKSPWRTYCLSFFQRLVPAVLGMGLLIVAWQIAALNSQGFPTPLSTLESAITLFSDPFYNAGPNDQGIGWNVLASLQRVAVGFGLAAIVGIPAGFLIGRFTFLAHMFNPIISLLRPVSPLAWLPIGLLLFQKAEPASSWTIFICSIWPMVINTAEGVKRIPDDYLNVARVLKLSEWTVMRKILFPAVLPAVLTGVRLSIGIAWLVIVAAEMLTGGLGIGFWIWNEWNNLNVENILIAIVIIGVVGLLLEQGLMLLARRFSWEK, encoded by the coding sequence ATGAATCAGCCTGCACAGAAACCGCCGACCACCGCACTTAGCGTCACGGCAGGGGAAGTGATTACTCTGCCGCCCGTCACCGTTCGCCGCCGTAAATCGCCGTGGCGCACTTACTGCCTGAGTTTTTTCCAGCGCCTGGTGCCCGCCGTTTTGGGGATGGGATTGTTGATTGTCGCCTGGCAAATCGCCGCGCTAAATAGCCAGGGTTTTCCCACGCCGCTCAGTACGCTGGAATCGGCTATTACGCTATTTTCAGACCCGTTTTATAACGCCGGGCCTAACGATCAGGGCATTGGCTGGAATGTGCTGGCCTCGCTCCAGCGCGTGGCGGTTGGGTTTGGCCTCGCCGCCATTGTCGGTATTCCGGCAGGTTTCCTGATTGGCCGCTTTACCTTCTTAGCCCACATGTTCAACCCGATTATTTCGTTATTGCGCCCGGTCAGCCCGCTGGCCTGGCTGCCGATTGGCCTGCTGTTGTTCCAGAAAGCTGAACCGGCGTCGAGCTGGACCATTTTTATCTGCTCTATCTGGCCGATGGTGATTAACACCGCCGAGGGCGTAAAACGCATTCCCGATGATTACCTCAACGTGGCACGGGTGCTGAAACTGTCCGAATGGACGGTGATGCGCAAGATTTTATTCCCGGCGGTTTTACCCGCGGTATTAACCGGCGTGCGTTTATCCATAGGCATTGCATGGCTGGTGATTGTCGCCGCCGAAATGCTCACCGGCGGGTTGGGTATCGGTTTCTGGATCTGGAATGAGTGGAACAACCTCAACGTCGAAAACATTCTTATTGCGATTGTGATTATCGGCGTCGTCGGGCTGCTGCTCGAGCAGGGTTTGATGTTGCTGGCGCGTCGTTTCAGCTGGGAGAAATAA
- a CDS encoding nitrate reductase, which produces MTNVVRSTCPYCGVGCGVKAQPTENGFQISGDEQHPANFGRLCVKGAALGETLGLEGRLLYPEINGERVEWEAALDETARRLQGIIDEFGPKAVAFYASGQLLTEDYYAANKLMKGFIGAGNIDTNSRLCMSSAVVGYKRAFGADFVPCSYEDLEQTDLVILVGSNAAWAHPVLYQRLMQAKQQRPQMKVVVIDPRRTATCDIADLHLALRPGSDAALFVGLLHHLQPSLAETTFDGQTAALDIAADWTLEKCADFCQLESADVQTLWQWFAQANRAMTLYTMGINQSSSGSDKCNAIINVHLASGKIGREGCGPFSLTGQPNAMGGREVGGLANQLACHMNFEPADIARVGRFWGSERIAETPGLMAVELFEAIGRGEVKAVWIMGTNPLVSLPDSSHVAQALANCPLVIVSEVVRETDTSRFATVKFPALAWGEKNGTVTNSERRISRQRAFLPAPGEARADWWMVAQIAQRLGYREAFQWQHPHQIFSEHAALSGYENNGTRAFDISGLANLSRAQYDALEPVRWPVTEQEHPPFKSWHPNGKFQLLPVEPALPQASADHTYPLILNSGRIRDQWHTMTRTGSVPRLMQHMKLPLLEIHPRDAKRYSVTNNGLARVASRSGGMVAKVLVSENQLPGNVFVPMHWNQQFARKGQINSLVNSVCDPHSGQPESKQTAVRIQRWQPEWCGEVFAREDIVFAQEIHWWKQASPGVTHFLCAADTHADAWIETLAAGRGWQLQTACGDGQFYHVLAWQNGVLQLAFYSANVWPEIATAAVVNAFEQAPATAAERHRLLAGKAPGAQADAGATVCSCFGVGEKTILAAIAGGCQSVAQLGEKLRCGTNCGSCIPELKALLK; this is translated from the coding sequence ATGACTAACGTCGTGCGTTCAACGTGCCCTTACTGCGGCGTCGGTTGCGGCGTAAAAGCGCAGCCAACGGAAAACGGCTTCCAGATTAGCGGCGATGAACAGCATCCAGCAAACTTTGGGCGGCTGTGCGTCAAAGGTGCGGCATTAGGCGAAACGCTGGGTCTGGAAGGGCGTTTGCTGTATCCCGAAATCAATGGCGAGCGCGTGGAATGGGAAGCCGCGCTGGATGAAACCGCCCGTCGTCTGCAAGGGATTATTGACGAATTCGGCCCCAAAGCCGTGGCGTTTTACGCCTCCGGCCAACTGCTAACCGAAGATTATTACGCCGCCAACAAGCTGATGAAGGGGTTTATTGGCGCGGGGAATATCGACACCAATTCGCGGCTGTGTATGTCCTCGGCGGTAGTGGGATACAAACGCGCATTTGGCGCGGATTTTGTGCCGTGCAGTTATGAGGATCTGGAGCAAACCGACTTGGTTATCCTGGTGGGTTCCAATGCGGCCTGGGCACATCCGGTTCTGTATCAGCGCCTGATGCAGGCTAAACAACAGCGCCCGCAGATGAAAGTGGTGGTTATCGACCCGCGTCGTACGGCGACGTGTGACATTGCCGATTTGCACCTCGCGCTTCGCCCCGGAAGCGACGCCGCATTGTTCGTCGGGTTATTGCATCATTTGCAGCCGTCATTGGCGGAAACGACATTTGACGGGCAAACCGCAGCGCTGGATATCGCCGCCGACTGGACACTGGAGAAATGCGCGGACTTTTGCCAGCTCGAAAGCGCAGATGTGCAGACTTTATGGCAATGGTTCGCCCAGGCAAACCGGGCGATGACGCTTTACACCATGGGCATTAACCAGTCGTCGAGCGGTAGTGATAAATGCAATGCGATCATCAACGTGCATCTGGCGAGCGGCAAAATTGGGCGCGAAGGGTGCGGCCCCTTTTCGCTGACCGGACAACCGAATGCCATGGGCGGGCGTGAAGTCGGCGGCCTGGCCAATCAGCTGGCCTGCCATATGAATTTTGAGCCAGCCGATATCGCCCGTGTCGGGCGTTTTTGGGGCAGTGAACGTATTGCCGAAACGCCGGGGTTAATGGCCGTCGAACTGTTTGAAGCGATAGGGCGCGGTGAAGTCAAAGCGGTGTGGATTATGGGCACCAATCCTCTGGTTTCGCTGCCGGATAGCTCGCATGTGGCGCAGGCGCTGGCGAACTGCCCGCTTGTGATTGTCTCGGAAGTGGTGCGGGAAACGGATACTTCGCGTTTCGCCACCGTCAAATTTCCGGCACTGGCATGGGGGGAGAAAAACGGAACCGTCACCAACTCTGAACGGCGTATTTCACGCCAGCGTGCGTTTCTACCCGCACCGGGCGAGGCGCGTGCCGACTGGTGGATGGTCGCGCAAATTGCCCAACGCTTGGGTTATCGCGAAGCCTTTCAGTGGCAACATCCCCATCAAATATTTAGCGAACATGCGGCTCTTTCCGGCTATGAAAATAACGGCACTCGCGCATTTGATATCAGCGGCCTGGCAAATTTAAGCCGCGCCCAATACGACGCACTTGAACCTGTGCGCTGGCCGGTCACGGAGCAGGAGCATCCACCCTTTAAAAGCTGGCATCCGAACGGGAAGTTCCAGTTGCTGCCGGTTGAACCGGCTTTACCCCAGGCGAGCGCCGACCACACTTACCCGCTGATTCTCAACAGCGGGCGTATTCGTGACCAGTGGCACACCATGACGCGCACCGGCAGCGTACCGCGCCTGATGCAGCACATGAAATTGCCGTTACTGGAGATCCATCCGCGTGACGCCAAGCGTTACAGTGTCACCAATAATGGTCTGGCCAGAGTGGCTTCACGTTCCGGCGGCATGGTGGCGAAGGTGTTGGTGAGCGAAAACCAACTGCCGGGAAATGTGTTTGTACCGATGCACTGGAACCAACAGTTTGCGCGCAAAGGGCAGATCAACAGCCTCGTGAATAGCGTGTGCGATCCCCATTCCGGACAGCCTGAAAGCAAACAAACAGCCGTGCGCATTCAGCGCTGGCAGCCTGAATGGTGTGGTGAGGTTTTTGCACGTGAAGACATCGTGTTTGCGCAGGAAATCCACTGGTGGAAGCAGGCTTCACCCGGTGTTACGCATTTCCTGTGTGCCGCAGACACTCATGCTGATGCATGGATAGAAACGCTTGCCGCCGGGCGCGGCTGGCAGTTGCAAACCGCCTGCGGGGACGGTCAGTTTTACCATGTCCTCGCCTGGCAAAACGGGGTGTTACAGCTGGCATTCTATAGTGCAAACGTCTGGCCTGAGATCGCCACGGCTGCGGTAGTGAATGCGTTTGAACAGGCCCCGGCAACGGCGGCGGAACGCCATCGGCTGTTAGCCGGAAAAGCGCCCGGTGC
- a CDS encoding CmpA/NrtA family ABC transporter substrate-binding protein, translating to MSNKTITLSRRRFLQAGAALGGAYLLPGMMNSVWAAGSDKPEQTTVKVGFIPLTDCASVVMAAVKGFDKKYGISIVPSKEASWAAVRDKMVSGELDAAHVLYGLVYGLEMGIAGKQQSMANLMTLNNNGQAISLSMDLAKQGVTDAESLKKLVASKAPGSFTFAHTFPTGTHAMWLYYWLAQAGINPFTDVRTVVVPPPQMVMNMRIGNMHGFCVGEPWNQRAISDGIGFTAATSQSIWPDHPEKILGTRSAWVEQNPNTARALVAAILEASRWIDASDDNRRETASVLAGRAYLNTKADYLTGRMLGQYDNGIGKKWQDDHAMHFFREGEVTFPWLSDGMWFLTQHRRWGLLDSDPDYLAVAKRINRIDIYQQAATAVGNISIPATPMRTSTLMDGSTWNGSDPAAYAASFAINKR from the coding sequence ATGAGCAATAAAACCATAACCCTCTCGCGCCGCCGATTTTTACAGGCGGGTGCGGCACTAGGCGGTGCGTATTTACTGCCGGGCATGATGAATTCTGTGTGGGCTGCGGGGAGCGACAAACCGGAGCAAACCACGGTGAAAGTCGGTTTTATTCCGCTTACCGATTGCGCCTCGGTCGTCATGGCTGCGGTCAAAGGCTTCGATAAAAAATACGGTATTTCGATTGTGCCGAGTAAAGAGGCGAGCTGGGCTGCCGTGCGCGACAAAATGGTTTCCGGCGAACTTGATGCCGCCCATGTTTTATACGGGCTGGTCTACGGGCTGGAAATGGGTATCGCCGGTAAGCAACAGTCAATGGCCAACCTGATGACCCTCAACAATAACGGCCAGGCGATCTCTCTTTCGATGGATCTCGCCAAACAGGGCGTGACGGATGCGGAAAGCCTGAAAAAACTCGTGGCCAGCAAAGCGCCGGGCAGTTTTACCTTCGCGCATACCTTCCCGACGGGCACACACGCGATGTGGCTGTATTACTGGCTGGCACAGGCGGGGATCAACCCGTTTACCGATGTGCGAACCGTTGTGGTTCCGCCTCCGCAAATGGTGATGAACATGCGCATCGGCAACATGCACGGTTTTTGTGTCGGTGAGCCCTGGAACCAAAGAGCCATTAGCGACGGGATCGGTTTTACCGCCGCAACCTCGCAATCCATCTGGCCGGATCATCCGGAAAAAATTCTTGGCACACGCAGCGCCTGGGTGGAACAAAACCCGAATACCGCCCGCGCGCTGGTGGCAGCCATTCTTGAAGCGTCGCGCTGGATTGATGCCAGTGACGACAATCGCCGTGAAACCGCAAGTGTCCTTGCCGGGCGCGCTTATCTGAACACCAAAGCGGACTATCTGACCGGACGCATGCTCGGGCAATACGACAACGGCATCGGCAAAAAATGGCAGGACGACCATGCCATGCATTTCTTCCGCGAGGGCGAAGTGACCTTCCCGTGGCTTTCTGACGGCATGTGGTTCCTGACACAACACCGTCGTTGGGGCCTGCTGGATAGCGACCCGGATTACCTTGCCGTCGCCAAACGTATCAACCGCATTGATATCTATCAGCAAGCCGCTACCGCCGTGGGCAACATTTCCATTCCAGCCACCCCGATGCGCACCAGCACCCTGATGGATGGAAGTACCTGGAACGGCAGCGATCCGGCTGCCTACGCCGCAAGTTTTGCCATTAACAAACGCTAA
- the nirB gene encoding nitrite reductase large subunit NirB, giving the protein MMRRLIVIGNGMSAIRLVEQIVARAAGRFAITVFGEEPVLSYNRILLSPVLAGEKTAQATQLHDAAWYVSQGIELLTGEAVLEVDTQRQTVRSDSRTLDYDELVFATGSRPFIPPIEGHQQPHVHGFRTLADVDAILGGEGHVVVLGGGLLGVEAAAALCAQGISVTLIHRQPWLMDIQLNPQAGALLAEHLAQRGICCQLNCGIKRITAQSVVLDTGEVIPAGRVIIATGVKPNIRLAQQAGISCQRGITVDAQLRSTTPCVSALGECCEIDGQTWGLVAPCLQQADVLAARLCGSALNDFHYQDRGTRLKVSGIPLFSAGDIRTQPDTRVLTAFDPITRHYRCLHLRDGKLVGALLMGDISPANALTDILLSAAPITPDVLFDEYHSDEQPLAAGNDDMTKATLVVIGHGMVGHHFLEQCVAQKLHHSHHIVVFGEERHPAYDRVHLSEYFAGRSAQSLSMVQGDFFAENGIELRCNSKIVEIDRQQRVVRDHEGRETWYDKLVLATGSFPFVPPVPGHDLPGCFVYRTLDDLDAIAERARNATRGVVIGGGLLGLEAANALKQLGLETHVVEFAPNLMAVQLDNAGAAMLREKISDIGVQVHTSKSTTAITDVDGLQLNFADGETLNTDLIVFSAGIRPQDALARSSELALGERGGIVINDRCQTSDSAIYAIGECALWEGKIFGLVAPGYQMARVTAATLAGQESAFLGADMSTKLKLLGVEVASFGDAHGRTPGCQSYQWTHGPQQIYKKIVVSADNKTLLGGVLVGDSQEYATLLQMMLNGMALPAQPESLILPTMAGGAPKGLGVAALPETAQICSCHNVSKADICAAVSNGAGDMGAIKACTKAATGCGGCSALVKQVMEYQLQEQGVEVKKDICEHFSYSRQEIYHLVRVNHIRSFEQLISRYGHGSGCEICKPLAASVLASCWNEYLLKPAHLPLQDTNDRYFANIQKDGTYSIVPRVPAGEITPDGLIAIGQVAKRYQLYSKITGGQRIDLFGARLEELPAIWEELVAAGFETGHAYGKSLRTVKSCVGSTWCRYGVQDSTGLAIELENRYKGLRSPHKIKMAVSGCTRECAEAQSKDIGVIATDKGWNLYVCGNGGMKPRHADLFASDLSRETLIRTIDCLLMFYIRTADRLQRTSTWMDNLEGGIDYLREVILHDSLGLNDELEKEMVSVVDTFQCEWQTTLNSPDRLALFRSYVNSEQPDEAVQRQTLRGQLQPVSEVVHLPTVVPAKPWQAVCHISEIPAQAGIGARLGDQQIALFRFGDAIYALDNLEPGSDANVLSRGIVGDAAGEPIVISPLYKHRIRLRDGRTQDGEPAVRAWPVKVEQGTVWVGSQALIMRAEAS; this is encoded by the coding sequence ATGATGCGACGTCTGATTGTGATCGGCAACGGCATGTCCGCTATCCGCCTGGTGGAGCAAATCGTGGCGCGAGCGGCGGGACGTTTTGCCATTACCGTTTTTGGTGAAGAGCCGGTGCTGAGTTACAACCGCATTTTGCTCTCGCCGGTGTTGGCGGGGGAAAAAACCGCCCAGGCGACGCAGTTACACGACGCCGCGTGGTACGTTTCCCAGGGCATTGAGTTGCTGACGGGAGAGGCGGTCCTGGAGGTGGACACGCAGCGCCAGACGGTTCGCTCTGATAGTCGCACTCTCGACTATGACGAACTGGTTTTCGCCACCGGTTCACGCCCGTTTATTCCGCCGATTGAGGGGCATCAACAGCCACATGTGCACGGCTTTCGCACCCTGGCAGATGTCGACGCGATTCTGGGCGGCGAAGGCCATGTTGTGGTACTTGGCGGAGGTTTACTGGGGGTGGAAGCCGCGGCGGCACTTTGTGCGCAGGGCATTTCCGTCACTTTGATTCACCGTCAGCCGTGGCTCATGGATATTCAACTCAACCCGCAGGCAGGTGCTTTGCTTGCGGAGCATCTCGCACAACGGGGGATTTGCTGCCAGCTAAATTGCGGCATCAAACGCATTACGGCGCAAAGCGTAGTGCTGGACACCGGCGAGGTTATCCCCGCCGGGCGAGTGATTATCGCCACCGGCGTTAAACCCAATATCCGGCTTGCGCAGCAGGCGGGTATTTCTTGCCAGCGCGGCATCACCGTTGACGCACAACTGCGTAGCACGACGCCCTGCGTCAGCGCACTGGGCGAATGCTGCGAAATAGACGGGCAAACCTGGGGGCTGGTGGCACCTTGTCTGCAACAGGCCGACGTTTTAGCCGCCCGTTTATGCGGCAGCGCATTAAACGACTTCCACTATCAGGATCGCGGCACGCGCCTGAAAGTCAGCGGTATCCCGCTATTTTCCGCAGGCGACATTCGCACCCAGCCGGACACACGCGTGCTCACCGCCTTTGATCCCATCACCCGACATTATCGCTGCCTGCATTTGCGGGACGGCAAGCTGGTGGGCGCACTGTTAATGGGCGATATCAGCCCTGCAAATGCGCTCACCGATATTTTACTCAGCGCGGCGCCCATTACGCCTGACGTGCTGTTTGATGAATACCACTCTGATGAGCAGCCGTTGGCTGCCGGAAATGACGACATGACAAAAGCAACGCTGGTAGTAATTGGTCACGGCATGGTCGGACACCACTTTCTGGAACAGTGTGTGGCGCAGAAACTGCATCACAGCCATCACATTGTGGTGTTTGGCGAAGAGCGCCACCCGGCGTATGACCGTGTGCATCTGTCGGAATATTTTGCGGGACGCAGCGCGCAGTCGCTCTCAATGGTGCAGGGCGATTTCTTTGCAGAGAACGGTATTGAACTGCGCTGCAACAGTAAAATCGTTGAGATTGACCGTCAACAACGGGTGGTGCGTGACCACGAAGGACGTGAAACCTGGTACGACAAACTGGTGCTGGCGACCGGGTCGTTTCCGTTTGTGCCTCCGGTTCCGGGTCACGATCTGCCGGGCTGTTTTGTTTACCGCACGCTTGATGACCTGGACGCCATTGCCGAACGGGCCCGCAATGCCACTCGCGGCGTCGTGATTGGCGGTGGTTTGCTGGGGCTGGAAGCCGCAAATGCGCTCAAACAGCTGGGTCTGGAAACGCATGTTGTGGAGTTCGCGCCCAATCTGATGGCGGTGCAACTCGATAATGCGGGTGCGGCGATGCTGCGCGAAAAAATCAGCGATATTGGCGTGCAGGTGCATACCAGCAAATCTACAACAGCGATTACCGACGTTGACGGTTTGCAGCTTAATTTCGCCGATGGCGAGACGCTCAATACCGATCTTATCGTCTTCTCTGCGGGTATCCGTCCGCAAGATGCGCTGGCACGTAGCAGTGAACTCGCACTTGGCGAACGCGGTGGGATTGTGATTAACGACCGTTGCCAAACCAGCGACAGCGCAATTTATGCCATCGGCGAATGCGCACTTTGGGAAGGGAAAATTTTCGGTCTGGTCGCGCCGGGTTATCAAATGGCACGTGTAACGGCTGCAACCCTTGCCGGGCAGGAATCAGCATTCCTGGGTGCCGATATGAGTACCAAACTAAAATTATTGGGCGTTGAAGTGGCCTCATTTGGTGACGCTCACGGGCGCACGCCAGGCTGCCAGAGTTACCAGTGGACCCACGGCCCACAGCAAATCTACAAAAAAATCGTGGTCTCTGCCGATAACAAAACCCTGCTCGGCGGCGTACTGGTGGGCGACAGCCAGGAATACGCCACGCTGCTGCAAATGATGCTCAACGGCATGGCGCTACCTGCGCAACCGGAAAGCCTGATTTTGCCAACAATGGCAGGCGGCGCGCCAAAAGGGTTGGGTGTCGCGGCATTACCGGAAACCGCACAAATTTGCTCGTGCCATAACGTCAGCAAAGCCGATATTTGCGCCGCGGTAAGCAACGGCGCGGGAGACATGGGCGCGATTAAGGCATGTACCAAAGCGGCAACGGGCTGCGGCGGCTGCTCGGCACTGGTGAAGCAAGTGATGGAATACCAGTTACAAGAGCAGGGCGTGGAGGTGAAAAAGGACATCTGCGAACACTTCTCGTACTCGCGCCAGGAAATCTACCATCTGGTGCGCGTCAACCATATCCGCAGTTTTGAGCAACTCATTAGCCGCTACGGACACGGGAGCGGGTGTGAAATCTGCAAGCCGCTGGCGGCGTCGGTACTGGCGTCGTGCTGGAACGAATATTTGCTCAAACCTGCCCATCTGCCGTTACAGGACACCAATGACCGTTATTTCGCTAACATCCAGAAAGATGGCACTTACTCGATTGTGCCGCGTGTTCCGGCAGGTGAAATCACCCCGGACGGTTTAATCGCCATCGGTCAGGTGGCAAAACGCTACCAGCTATACAGCAAAATTACCGGCGGCCAGCGAATCGACCTGTTTGGCGCGCGCCTGGAAGAGCTGCCAGCGATTTGGGAAGAGCTGGTTGCAGCAGGTTTTGAAACCGGACACGCCTACGGTAAATCACTGCGCACCGTGAAATCCTGCGTCGGTTCGACCTGGTGCCGTTACGGCGTACAAGATTCGACGGGGCTGGCGATTGAACTCGAGAACCGCTACAAGGGGCTGCGCTCGCCGCACAAAATCAAAATGGCGGTCTCCGGTTGCACCCGGGAATGTGCCGAAGCGCAGAGCAAAGATATCGGTGTGATTGCAACCGACAAAGGCTGGAACCTCTACGTTTGCGGAAATGGCGGCATGAAACCGCGCCATGCGGACCTGTTTGCCAGCGACCTGAGCCGCGAAACGTTGATACGTACCATCGACTGCCTGCTGATGTTTTACATCCGCACAGCCGACCGTCTGCAACGCACCAGCACCTGGATGGATAACCTTGAGGGCGGAATCGACTATCTGCGCGAGGTGATTTTGCACGACAGCCTCGGCCTGAACGACGAGCTGGAAAAAGAGATGGTCAGCGTCGTCGATACCTTCCAGTGCGAATGGCAAACCACGCTCAACAGCCCGGATCGCCTGGCATTGTTCCGCTCTTACGTGAACAGCGAACAACCGGACGAAGCGGTGCAGCGTCAGACTCTGCGAGGCCAGTTACAACCGGTCAGCGAAGTGGTGCATCTGCCAACGGTCGTGCCAGCCAAACCCTGGCAGGCAGTTTGTCATATCAGCGAAATCCCCGCGCAGGCGGGAATCGGCGCGCGTCTGGGGGATCAGCAAATCGCTTTGTTCCGCTTTGGCGATGCGATTTACGCGCTCGATAACCTCGAACCGGGCAGCGATGCCAATGTTCTGTCGCGCGGTATTGTCGGTGACGCCGCCGGTGAGCCGATTGTTATTTCCCCGCTCTATAAACATCGCATTCGCTTGCGCGATGGGCGAACGCAGGATGGCGAACCTGCCGTTCGCGCCTGGCCGGTGAAAGTGGAACAAGGCACCGTGTGGGTGGGAAGCCAGGCGCTGATTATGCGTGCGGAGGCATCATGA